Proteins co-encoded in one Streptococcus ruminicola genomic window:
- a CDS encoding SPJ_0845 family protein: MAITHKRQDDLESMFANFASFPKVSSDPEKEKESKDKNDKKATH, from the coding sequence ATGGCAATCACTCACAAACGTCAGGACGATTTAGAATCAATGTTTGCAAACTTTGCAAGTTTTCCAAAAGTCTCTAGTGACCCTGAAAAAGAAAAGGAAAGTAAGGATAAAAACGATAAGAAAGCGACTCATTAA